A genomic stretch from Malus domestica chromosome 15, GDT2T_hap1 includes:
- the LOC103416223 gene encoding dihydrofolate reductase-like, translating to MGSQGSGEGGGCSRKPRFLCLHGFRTSGEIMRKQVGKWPESVLEKLDMVYLDGPFPAEGKSDVDGIFDPPYYEWFQFNQEFSAYTNFDECLEYIEDYMIKQGPFDGLVGFSQGAILSAGLPGLQAKGVALTKVPKIKFLIIIGGAKFKSPAVAEDAYSSPIQCPSLHFLGEMDFLKPYGLELLEHCVDASVIHHPKGHTVPRLDEKGLDTMMNFIDKIQNILAEKDQQ from the exons ATGGGGAGCCAAGGAAGCGGAGAAGGCGGCGGGTGTTCGAGGAAGCCCAGGTTTCTGTGCCTCCATGGGTTCCGAACTAGCGGGGAAATAATGAGGAAGCAAGTGGGCAAGTGGCCGGAATCGGTGCTGGAGAAGCTCGACATGGTTTATCTCGATGGGCCCTTTCCGGCCGAAGGTAAATCCGACGTCGACGGCATTTTCGATCCTCCTTATTACGAGTGGTTCCAATTCAACCag gaaTTTTCAGCGTACACGAACTTTGACGAGTGTCTGGAATACATAGAAGATTACATGATTAAACAGGGACCGTTCGATGGCCTTGTTGGTTTTTCCCag GGAGCAATACTGTCGGCGGGGCTGCCGGGGCTGCAAGCGAAG GGTGTGGCATTGactaaagttcccaaaattaaATTCCTGATAATAATCGGAGGGGCGAAATTCAAGTCACCGGCGGTGGCTGAGGATGCTTATTCGTCTCCCATTCAGTGCCCGTCCCTTCACTTTTTAG GAGAGATGGATTTCTTGAAGCCGTACGGGCTTGAACTGTTGGAACACTGTGTAGATGCTTCGGTGATTCATCATCCGAAAGGCCACACTGTTCCGAGACTTGACGAAAAGGGTTTGGATACGATGATGAACTTCATCGACAAGATTCAGAACATATTGGCGGAGAAGGATCAACAGTGA
- the LOC114819159 gene encoding pyridoxine/pyridoxamine 5'-phosphate oxidase 1, chloroplastic-like isoform X1, protein MWSLARKTRIMTRVLFLTQFGLVSQSLSSTSISNASTSFYNPLSTVSAFLQPVLSPAIHAFCSNPSSAAGVGSVGAVPSMQNPEDISYLTQREAAEIDEILMGPLGFSVDQLMELAGLSVATSIAEVYKPSEYNRVLVICGPGNNGGDGLVAARHLYHFGYKLSVCYPKRTAKPLYAGLVTQLESLSVPFISVEDLPLDLSKDFDIIVDAMFGFSFHGSPRPPFDNLIQKLVCVKKYDQTREKSSVIVSVDIPSGWHVEGDGGVEGIKPDMLVSLTAPKLCAKKFFGPHHFLGGRFVPPSIADKYKLRLPPYPGTSMCVRIGMPPQVDISALRENYISPEFLEEQVEADPFDQFRKWFDDVVAAGLREPNAMALSTATKNGKISSRMVLLKGFDKNGFVWYTNYESQKAHELSENPRASLLFYWDGLNRQVRVEGSVQKVSDEESDQYFHSRPRGSQIGAIVSKQSTVVPGRHVLYDQYKELEEKFSDGSLIPKPKNWGGYRLKPELFEFWQGQQSRLHDRLRYSPEEINGQQVWKIERLAP, encoded by the exons ATGTGGTCATTGGCACGCAAAACCAGAATAATGACACGTGTCCTCTTCCTAACCCAATTTGGGTTAGTTTCCCAATCGCTCTCTTCCACTTCCATTTCGAACGCTTCCACCTCTTTCTACAACCCTCTCTCCACTGTCTCT GCATTTCTTCAACCAGTTCTGAGCCCTGCAATTCATGCGTTTTGTTCGAACCCCAGCAGCGCAGCGGGAGTTGGGTCTGTAGGCGCAGTACCCAGCATGCAGAATCCGGAGGATATATCGTACCTGACGCAGCGTGAAGCTGCTGAGATCGATGAGATCCTCATGGGTCCTCTCGGCTTCAGCGTCGACCAGTTAATG GAATTGGCTGGTTTGAGCGTGGCCACTTCCATTGCAGAG GTCTATAAACCAAGTGAGTATAATCGAGTCCTTGTGATTTGTGGCCCTGGAAACAACGGTGGTGATGGTCTCGTGGCTGCTCGTCACCTGTATCACTTTGGTTATAAGCTGTCTGTTTGTTATCCAAAGCGTACTGCTAAGCCTCTTTATGCTGGTCTTGTTACGCAA CTGGAATCACTGTCAGTCCCCTTCATCTCAGTGGAAGATCTGCCGTTGGACTTGTCAAAGGACTTTGACATTATTGTAGATGCAATGTTCGGTTTCTCATTCCATG GTTCCCCAAGGCCTCCCTTTGATAACCTGATCCAAAAGCTTgtttgtgtaaaaaaatatgatCAAACTCGCGAAAAGTCTTCTGTTATTGTCTCTGTAGATATTCCATCTGGGTGGCATGTTGAAGGGGATGGTGGTGTCGAAGGCATTAAGCCTGACATGTTG GTTTCTCTGACTGCTCCAAAGTTGTGTGCAAAGAAATTTTTTGGTCCACACCATTTTCTGGGTGGTAGATTTGTCCCACCATCTATTGCTGATAAATATAAGCTTCGCCTTCCACCATATCCAGGCACTTCTATGTGTGTCCGTATTGGAATGCCCCCACAAGTTGATATATCAGCTCTAAGAGAGAACTATATTTCTCCTGAGTTTCTTGAGGAACAGGTGGAGGCTGACCCCTTTGATCAG TTCCGCAAATGGTTCGACGATGTAGTGGCTGCTGGATTGAGGGAACCAAATGCTATGGCATTGTCAACGGCTACCAAGAATGGAAAAAT CTCATCACGAATGGTATTGCTCAAAGGATTTGATAAGAACGGTTTTGTCTG GTACACGAACTATGAAAGTCAAAAGGCACATGAATTGTCTGAAAATCCTCGTGCATCTCTTCTTTTCTACTGGGATGGCCTGAATCGGCAG GTGAGAGTGGAAGGGTCTGTGCAGAAAGTTTCTGATGAGGAATCTGATCAATACTTCCATAGCCGTCCTCGAGGCAGTCAGATTGGAGCAATAGTTAGCAAGCAG AGCACTGTTGTTCCTGGAAGGCATGTTCTGTATGACCAATACAAAGAACTAGAAGAAAAATTCTCTGATGG AAGTTTAATTCCAAAACCTAAAAACTGGGGAGGATACAGACTTAAGCCAGAGCTGTTTGAGTTTTGGCAAGGCCAACAATCTCGTTTGCATGACAG GCTGCGATATTCTCCTGAAGAGATCAATGGACAACAAGTGTGGAAAATTGAGCGGTTGGCACCATGA
- the LOC114819159 gene encoding pyridoxine/pyridoxamine 5'-phosphate oxidase 1, chloroplastic-like isoform X2 — MWSLARKTRIMTRVLFLTQFGLVSQSLSSTSISNASTSFYNPLSTVSAFLQPVLSPAIHAFCSNPSSAAGVGSVGAVPSMQNPEDISYLTQREAAEIDEILMGPLGFSVDQLMELAGLSVATSIAEVYKPSEYNRVLVICGPGNNGGDGLVAARHLYHFGYKLSVCYPKRTAKPLYAGLVTQLESLSVPFISVEDLPLDLSKDFDIIVDAMFGFSFHDIPSGWHVEGDGGVEGIKPDMLVSLTAPKLCAKKFFGPHHFLGGRFVPPSIADKYKLRLPPYPGTSMCVRIGMPPQVDISALRENYISPEFLEEQVEADPFDQFRKWFDDVVAAGLREPNAMALSTATKNGKISSRMVLLKGFDKNGFVWYTNYESQKAHELSENPRASLLFYWDGLNRQVRVEGSVQKVSDEESDQYFHSRPRGSQIGAIVSKQSTVVPGRHVLYDQYKELEEKFSDGSLIPKPKNWGGYRLKPELFEFWQGQQSRLHDRLRYSPEEINGQQVWKIERLAP; from the exons ATGTGGTCATTGGCACGCAAAACCAGAATAATGACACGTGTCCTCTTCCTAACCCAATTTGGGTTAGTTTCCCAATCGCTCTCTTCCACTTCCATTTCGAACGCTTCCACCTCTTTCTACAACCCTCTCTCCACTGTCTCT GCATTTCTTCAACCAGTTCTGAGCCCTGCAATTCATGCGTTTTGTTCGAACCCCAGCAGCGCAGCGGGAGTTGGGTCTGTAGGCGCAGTACCCAGCATGCAGAATCCGGAGGATATATCGTACCTGACGCAGCGTGAAGCTGCTGAGATCGATGAGATCCTCATGGGTCCTCTCGGCTTCAGCGTCGACCAGTTAATG GAATTGGCTGGTTTGAGCGTGGCCACTTCCATTGCAGAG GTCTATAAACCAAGTGAGTATAATCGAGTCCTTGTGATTTGTGGCCCTGGAAACAACGGTGGTGATGGTCTCGTGGCTGCTCGTCACCTGTATCACTTTGGTTATAAGCTGTCTGTTTGTTATCCAAAGCGTACTGCTAAGCCTCTTTATGCTGGTCTTGTTACGCAA CTGGAATCACTGTCAGTCCCCTTCATCTCAGTGGAAGATCTGCCGTTGGACTTGTCAAAGGACTTTGACATTATTGTAGATGCAATGTTCGGTTTCTCATTCCATG ATATTCCATCTGGGTGGCATGTTGAAGGGGATGGTGGTGTCGAAGGCATTAAGCCTGACATGTTG GTTTCTCTGACTGCTCCAAAGTTGTGTGCAAAGAAATTTTTTGGTCCACACCATTTTCTGGGTGGTAGATTTGTCCCACCATCTATTGCTGATAAATATAAGCTTCGCCTTCCACCATATCCAGGCACTTCTATGTGTGTCCGTATTGGAATGCCCCCACAAGTTGATATATCAGCTCTAAGAGAGAACTATATTTCTCCTGAGTTTCTTGAGGAACAGGTGGAGGCTGACCCCTTTGATCAG TTCCGCAAATGGTTCGACGATGTAGTGGCTGCTGGATTGAGGGAACCAAATGCTATGGCATTGTCAACGGCTACCAAGAATGGAAAAAT CTCATCACGAATGGTATTGCTCAAAGGATTTGATAAGAACGGTTTTGTCTG GTACACGAACTATGAAAGTCAAAAGGCACATGAATTGTCTGAAAATCCTCGTGCATCTCTTCTTTTCTACTGGGATGGCCTGAATCGGCAG GTGAGAGTGGAAGGGTCTGTGCAGAAAGTTTCTGATGAGGAATCTGATCAATACTTCCATAGCCGTCCTCGAGGCAGTCAGATTGGAGCAATAGTTAGCAAGCAG AGCACTGTTGTTCCTGGAAGGCATGTTCTGTATGACCAATACAAAGAACTAGAAGAAAAATTCTCTGATGG AAGTTTAATTCCAAAACCTAAAAACTGGGGAGGATACAGACTTAAGCCAGAGCTGTTTGAGTTTTGGCAAGGCCAACAATCTCGTTTGCATGACAG GCTGCGATATTCTCCTGAAGAGATCAATGGACAACAAGTGTGGAAAATTGAGCGGTTGGCACCATGA